In Oxalobacteraceae bacterium OTU3CINTB1, the sequence GCGGTATTCAACTTGTGCACAACCTGGCCCTGGACTTTGACCTGGCCTTTTTGCGGGCGGATCTGGCCGCCAATCAGTCGCAATACCGTCGTCTTGCCGCTGCCCGAACCGCCCATCACTGCGATCACTTTCCCGCGTGGGAAATCCATCTGGAGGCCCGACAGGATCGAGCGCTTTCCATAGGAAAAGTGTAAATCACGGATTTCGACAAGATTAGGCACGACTGAACTCATTATTTTTAATGCCGTATTGTAGTGCAGAAAGGTTAATCTCTGCTGGAGACGGCCCATTCCGGGCCGCTGGAGCCATGGTGCGTGGCAGATAATACAACACTACTGAATCTCAAGTCAGCAATTTACACGAGGCATGAAATGTTACATTGCTGCGGCGCGATAGCCAGTGTGCCAGCATAAACCTTACCGGATTCTGACTGACTGCCAATAAACAACCGTGCGCACAGGCACATTGCCCGCGATGTAAACCTGCAGGGTCAAGTCTGACATTCGGACACGAACGGATGCGTTGGCCGCGCAGTTTCCGTTCTACGGCTTAGCCTGTGTCCGAATGACAGACTTGACCCCAAATAAAAAAACCGGGCAGCGAACGGGGATCACCCACTCGCTCCCGGCTGGGAAGCAAACCGTTCCGCTGCCTCTACTTAGCGTGGCAGGTCGGAATAGCCCATCAGGAACTCGTCGACCGCGCGCGCGCACTGGCGCCCTTCGCGGATCGCCCACACCACCAGCGACTGGCCACGGCGCACGTCGCCCGCGGCAAACACTTTCGGTGCGGAAGTCTTGTAGCAACCCTCGCCATCGGTGGTGGCCTTGGCGTTGCCGCGCGCATCCTTGTCGATGCCGAAGGCGTCGAGCACGTTGGCGACCGGCGACACGAAGCCCATCGCCAGCAGCACCAGATCGGCCTTCATTTCGAATTCCGAGTTCGGCACTTCGGCCATCTTGCCGTCTTTCCATTCGACGCGGCAGGCGATCAGCTTGTCGACCTTGCCGCCCTTGCCTTCCAGACGCTTGGTGGCGACCGCCCAATCGCGCTCGCAACCTTCTTCGTGCGACGACGAGGTGCGCAGCTTGGTCGGCCAGTACGGCCACACCAGCGGCTTGTTCTCTTGCTCCGGCGGCATCGGCATCAGTTCGAACTGGGTGACCGAGGCGGCGCCGTGGCGGTTGGAGGTGCCGACGCAGTCGGAACCGGTGTCGCCGCCGCCAATGACGACCACATGCTTGCCGGTGGCCTTCAGCTGGTCCTTGACCTTGTCGCCGGCGTTGACCTTGTTTTGCAGCGGCAGGAAGTCCATCGCGAAATGCACGCCCTTCAGCTCACGGCCCGGCACCGGCAGGTCGCGCGGCTGCTCGGCGCCGCCGGCCAGGATGACCGCGTCGAATTCTTTTTCCAGGTCTTCCGGGAAAATGGTTTCCTTGGCCCAGTTGTTGACGTTGGCCGGGAAGTCCTTGCCCACCAGCACGCTGGTGCGGAACACGACGCCTTCTTCTTCCATCTGCTTGATACGGCGGTCGATGTGCGACTTCTCCATCTTGAAGTCTGGAATGCCGTAACGCAGCAGGCCGCCGACGCGGTCGCTCTTTTCGAACACGGTCACGGCGTGGCCGGCGCGCGCCAGCTGCTGCGCCGCCGCCAGGCCGGCCGGGCCGGAACCGACCACGGCCACTTTCTTGCCGGTCTGGTGGGCCGCAGGCTGCGGCACGACCCAGCCGTGTTCCCAGCCTTCGTCGATGATCTTGTGCTCGATCGACTTGATGCCGACCGGATCATTGTTGATGCCCAGGGTACAGGCCGATTCGCACGGTGCCGGGCAGATGCGGCCGGTGAATTCCGGGAAGTTGTTGGTCGAGTGCAAGGTGTCAAGCGCTTCGCGGTAGTTGCCGCGATAAACCAGATCGTTCCAGTCCGGGATGATGTTGTTGACCGGGCAGCCCGTGTTGCAGAATGGGATGCCGCAATCCATGCAGCGCGCGCCCTGCACCTTGGCCTGCTCGTTGGTCAGGGTGATGACGAACTCGGAATAGTTCTTCAAACGCGCCGCTGGCGGCAGATAGCCCTCGTCCTGGCGCTGGAATTCCATGAAACCGGTGATTTTACCCACGATAAATCCTTAAATTATTCAGTCAACAAGACGGCGCTTAAGCGGCGATCGGCTGGACGGCGGCGGCTTCGTTCGCCACGTCCTGGGCCATTTCGGCCAGGGCGCGTTTGTATTCGCTTGGGAATACCTTGACGAACTTGCTGCGGCCATCGGCCCAGTTGTCCAGCAACAGACGGGCGCGCGTACTGCCGGTGTGCTTGAAGTGACGCTCGATCAAGCGTTTCAGGATCACCTCGTCCGCTTCCGCGCCCTTGTCCTTTTGCTGGATGTGCCACGTGGCCTTGTCCGCTTCCTGCTGCTTGGCGGTCACGACCGGCTCGAGCGACACCATGGCGGTGTTGCAGCGCGATTCGAAATCGCCGTCCGGGTCGTAGACGTAGGCGATGCCGCCCGACATGCCGGCCGCGAAGTTGCGGCCGGTGCAGCCCAGCACAACGACGGTGCCGCCGGTCATGTACTCGCAACCGTGGTCGCCGGTGCCTTCGACAATGGCCGTGGCGCCGGAGTTGCGCACCGCGAAACGTTCGCCGGCCACGCCGTTGAAGAACGCTTCGCCGCTGATCGCGCCGTACAGCACCGTGTTACCGATGATGATGTTGTTGACGGCCCAGCCGCGGAACTCGGTGTTCGGACGCACGATGATGCGGCCGCCCGACAAGCCCTTGCCGACGTAATCGTTGCCTTCGCCGACCAGGTCGATGGTGATGCCGTGCGCCAGGAAGGCGCAGGCCGACTGGCCTGCCGTGCCCTGCAGCTGGATGTGGATGGTGTCGTCCGGCAGGCCGGCGTGACCATAGCGCTTGGCCACTTCGCCCGACAGCATGGTGCCGACGGTGCGGTTGACGTTGCGTACCGGCGAGATGAACGAGACGCGCTCGCCCTTCTCCAGCGCGGCCTTGGCTTGCGCGATCAGCTTGTGGTCGAGCGCCTTGTCGAGGCCGTGGTCCTGGTCCATCGTGTGATAGATCGAGTGGCCGTCCTGCACTTCCGGCTGGTAGAAGATGGCGCTGAAGTCCAGGCCCTTGGCCTTCCAGTGCGTGATCGCCTTCGACTTGTCCAGCAGGTCGACGCGGCCGATCAGCTCGTCATAGGTGCGGATGCCCAGTTGCGCCATCAGCTGACGGGCTTCCTCGGCGACGAAGAAGAAGTAGTTGACCACGTACTCAGGCTTGCCGGAGAACTTGGCGCGCAGCACAGGGTCCTGCGTGGCGACGCCGACCGGGCAAGTGTTCAGATGGCATTTGCGCATCATGATGCAACCTTCGACCACCAGCGGCGCGGTCGCGAAGCCGATCTCGTCGGCGCCCAGCATGGCGGCGATGACGACGTCGCGGCCGGTGCGCATCTGTCCGTCCGCTTGCACGCGGATGCGGCTGCGCAGGCCGTTCAGCACCAAGGTCTGCTGCGTTTCAGCCAGGCCCAGCTCCCAAGGGGTGCCGGCGTGCTTGACCGACGACAATGGCGAAGCGCCCGTGCCGCCGTCATGGCCGGCAACGACGACGTGGTCGGCCTTGGCCTTGGTGACGCCGGCGGCAACGGTGCCGATGCCGACTTCCGACACCAGCTTGACCGAGATCGAGGCGCGCGGATTGGCGTTCTTCAGATCGTGAATCAGCTGCGCCAGATCTTCAATCGAATAAATGTCATGGTGCGGCGGCGGCGAAATCAAGCCGACACCAGGCACCGAGAAGCGCAGGGTGGCGATGTATTCCGACACTTTATGGCCGGGCAACTGGCCGCCCTCGCCAGGTTTCGCGCCCTGTGCCATTTTGATCTGGATCTGGTCGGCCGAGTTCAGGTAGGCGGCGGTGACGCCGAAACGGCCCGAAGCAACCTGCTTGATGCGCGAGCGCAGCGAATCGCCTTCCTGCAAGGGAATGTCGACCACCATCTGCTCTTTGCCCATGACCGAAGCCATGGTCTCGCCCTGCTTGATCTTGATGCCTTTGAGTTCCATCGTGTAGCGCGATGGGTCCTCGCCGCCTTCGCCGGTGTTGGACTTGCCGCCGATGCGGTTCATTGCCACGGCCAGGGTCGCGTGCGCCTCGGTCGAGATCGAACCCATCGACATCGCGCCGGTGGCGAAACGCTTGACGATTTCCTTGGCTGGCTCGACTTCCTCCAGCGGGATCGCCTTGGCCGGGTCCAGCTTGAACTCGAACAGGCCGCGCAAGGTCAGGTGACGCTTGCTCTGGTCGTTGATGATCTGTGCGTACTCCTTGTAGCTGGAGAAATTGTTGCTGCGGGTCGAATGCTGCAACTTGGCGATCGCGTCCGGGGTCCAAAGATGGTCCTCGCCGCGCACGCGGAAGGCGTACTCGCCGCCGGCGTCCAGGTTGTTGGCCAGCACAGGATCGTCGCCGAAGGCCAGGTTGTGCAGGCGCAGCGCTTCCTCGGCCACTTCGAACACGCCGATACCTTCGACGTTCGAGGCGGTGCCCTTGAAATACTTGTCGACCAGCGACTTGTTCAGGCCGACCGCTTCGAAGATCTGCGCGCCGCAGTACGACATATAAGTGGAGATGCCCATCTTCGACATCACCTTCATCAAGCCCTTGCCGATGGCCTTGGTGTAGTTGTAGACCGCCTTGTCGCCGGACATGTCGCCCGGCATGCCGTGCGCCAGCTCGACCAGGGTTTCCATCGCCAGGTACGGGTGGATCGCTTCGGCGCCGTAGCCTGCCAGCAGCGCGAAGTGGTGGGTTTCGCGGGCCGAGCCGGTTTCGACGACCAAGCCGGTCGAGGCGCGCAGGCCTTTGCTGACCAAATGCTGATGCACGGTAGATGTGGCCAGAAGTGCGGGGATGGCCACACGATCGGCGCCGATCGAGCGGTCGGAGACGATCAGGATGTTGTGGCCGGACTTGACGGCGTCGACCGCCTCGGCGCACAGCGACGCCAGGCAGGCTTCGACGCCTTCCTTGCCCCAGGCCAGCGGGTAGCAGATGCTCAGCTCGTACGACTTGAACTTGCCGCCGGTGTGCAGGCTGATGCCGCGCAGGCGCGCCATGTCGTCGAAGCCGAGAATCGGCTGCGACACTTCAAGGCGCATCGGCGGGTTGACGTTGTTGGTGTCCAGCAGGTTAGGCTTGGGGCCGATGAACGACACCAGCGACATCACCATCGCTTCGCGGATCGGGTCGATCGGCGGGTTGGTCACCTGGGCGAACAGCTGCTTGAAGTAGTTGTACAGCGGCTTGAGCTTGTTGGACATGACGGCCAGCGGCGAGTCGTTGCCCATCGAGCCGGTGGCTTCTTCGCCGGCGGCGGCCATCGGCGCCATCAGGAACTTCAGGTCTTCCTGGGTGTAGCCGAACGCCTGCTGGCGGTCCAGTACGGACGCGACGGCTTTTTCGCCCGGCGCGGCGCTGTACTTGACGCGGTTGTGCGCCAGCTGGCTTTCGCTCAGCTTGATTTCGTTGAGCTTGATGCGCACGGCGTTGATCCACGCCTTGTACGGCTTGGCGTTGGCGTACGTGTCTTTGAGCTCTTTATCGTCGATGATGCGGCCCGCTTCCAGGTCGATCAGGAACATCTTGCCCGGCTGCAGACGCCATTTCTGGATGATTTTCGATTCCGGGATCGGCAACACGCCTGATTCCGACGCCATCACCACCAGATCGTCGTCGGTGACGATGTAACGCGCAGGACGCAAACCGTTGCGGTCCAGGGTGCCGCCGATGTAGCGGCCGTCGGTGAAGGCCATGGCGGCCGGGCCATCCCACGGTTCCATCATCGCGGCGTGATATTCGTAGAACGCGCGGCGATTGTCGTCCATCGTGCCGTGATTTTCCCAGGCTTCCGGGATCATCATCATCATCGCCTGGGCGATCGGATAGCCCGCCATCAGCAGCAGTTCGAGCGCGTTGTCGAAGCAGGCGGTGTCCGACTGGCCTTCATAAATCAGCGGGAACAGCTTCTGCAGGTCTTCGCCCAGCACGGCGGATTTCATCACGCCTTCGCGCGCGCGCATCCAGTTGAAGTTGCCTTTGACGGTGTTGATCTCGCCGTTGTGGGCGATCAGGCGGTACGGGTGGGCCAGCGGCCACTCCGGGAAGGTGTTGGTCGAGAAACGCTGGTGTACCAGCGCCAGCGCCGAGACGCAGCGCGCGTCCTGCAGGTCTTTATAGTACACGCCGACCTGGTCGGCCAGCAGCAGGCCCTTGTAGACGATGGTGCGGGCCGACATCGAGGCGACGAAGAATTCCTTGCCGTGCAGCAGCTTGAGCGCCTGGATGGCGTGGCCGGACGATTTGCGGATCACATACAGTTTGCGTTCCAGCGCGTCGGTCACCATGATGTCGGCGCCGCGGCCGATGAAGATCTGGCGGATGACAGGCTCTTTGGCGCGCACTGTCGGCGACATTGGCATTTCGCAGTCGACCGGCACATTGCGCCAGCCCAGCACGACCTGGCCTTCGGCGCGCACGGCGCGCTCGATTTCCTGTTCACAGGCGATGCGGGACGCGTTTTCCTTCGGCAGGAATACCATGCCGACGCCGTATTCGCCCGGCGGAGGCAGTTCCACGCCCTGCTTGGCCATCTCGTCGCGGTAGTACTGGTCCGGAATCTGGATCAGGATGCCGGCGCCGTCGCCCATCAGCGCGTCCGCGCCCACGGCACCCCGGTGATCGAGGTTCTTCAGGATCAGCAGACCCTGTTCGACGATGGAGTGGCTTTTATTTCCCTTGATGTGGGCGACGAATCCGACGCCGCAGGCATCGTGTTCATTGGAAGGATCGTACAGACCTTGGGCTTTCATGGGGCTTCTCCGCTGGCAATTAGGCTAATGAGAAACTAGAGTAGTGCAATGCAGCGTAAAAAACAACTATAACAAATAGGGTCGGAGTCGAATTAAATTTTTTGAAGTTGCTTAAAATTTTAATTAGGGACAGAGTGAACCGGCATTTAAAAAAACCGCAGGAACGTTAGTTTCCTGCGGTTTGGCCGAATTAGCTCAGGTGGATTCAGTCTTGATTTTGAAGGGACGGCCCCGTTTCGCCGGCAATACCTGACGCTTGACCTTGTTCTGCAATGCCGTTTTGAACTGGTCCGATCCCAGCGGCCAGCCCTTCAGCAGCGCCTTGCTGATAGAGGAGATCTGCTCTACCGTCAGCGGCGGTTCGCTCAGGGCCGTATACGCCGCCTCGCGCTGGAACGGCGTATTGCCAAGCGCCCAGAATTGCGCGTGATCGACCACCAGGCCGTCCGAGCGGATACCGGCGTGATGGCAATAGCTGGACCATGGATAGTCCTCGGCGCGGCTGACCATGCCGTTGCGGACCGGGTTGAACTCGATGTAACGGCTGCACAGCATGAAGTATTCATCGGCGTCGATCAGCGAGGTTTTGTAGCGTCCGTTCCACAAAGTTCCACTGCGGCTATATTTCTGGTTGAAGTAGGGAACGTAGTAGCGGCCGATCCACTGCATCATCTGGCCCAGGCCGTTTTCATCGGACGGCGTGACCAGCAAATGCAGGTGGTTGGGCATCAGGACGTAGGCATGCACCGCCACCTTGTGATTTTTGGCGGCGGTGCGCAGCCAGCCGTGGAAAGACTGGTAATCCTCGGCATCGTGGAAGATCAGCTGGTCGTTGTTGCCGGTCTGGATGACGTGGTGCGGCTGGGCGGGGACGATCAGGCGTGGGAGACGTGCCATATAAGCTAAGTGGAAAGCCGCCTTGGTGACACGTAGGGCGGATTAGGCGGCACGCCGTAATCCGCCAATGCATGCGCCATCGAAACGCACGCATTGGCGGATTACGCTGCGCTAATCCGCCCTACGTGTTTCAGATGGTTCGGGCGTTGGTGGTCGAATACGAGATTCTACACCACTCTGTCCCTAATTACGTCAGGACAGATTGAAGCTGGCCGAGAGGCTGTAGCCTTCGCCATAGGCGCTGCGCAGCGGCAGGTCCTGGCCCAGGCCGGTGCGCGCCTTTTTGCGCAGGCGATATACGAGCATGTCGACGCGGCGGCCGGCGTCGGGATCGTCGCCGCCGATGCCGGCCACGATGACCTGGCGCGGCACCGGACGGGTGTTAATCGTCAGCAGGTGCAGGAAATTGCATTCCTTTTCCGTCAGGGTGATCGCCAGGCCTTGCAGCTCGAGCTGGCGGGCGCTCACCTTCAGCGTCCACTTGCTCGGCAGCGGAATGGTTTCCTGCGGGCCGACGCGGCGGTCGAGCGCCTCGATGTGCGCGGCCAACTCGGGGAATTTGATCGGCTTGGTCAGGTAATGGTCGGCTCCGAGGCGCAGACCGAGGATGCGGTTGTCGAAGGCGACGCGGCCGGTCAGCACCAGCAGGCCGATCTGCGGGTAAAGCTGGCGCATGCGCGGAATGACGTTGAAGCCGTCTTCATCGGGCAAGCCGAGGTCCAGCACCACCACGCCCACGTTTCCCTGGCTGAGGGCCGTCCACATATCGCTGGCGTTATTGGTGATGTGCACTTCGTGTTGTAGCTCAATCAGGAACTCCGCCATTTCTTCGGCGTAGTCCAGATTGTCTTCCACGATAAGTATTTGCGTCATTGATGCGCCATTTGATCGATTGTTG encodes:
- a CDS encoding glutamate synthase subunit beta, which gives rise to MGKITGFMEFQRQDEGYLPPAARLKNYSEFVITLTNEQAKVQGARCMDCGIPFCNTGCPVNNIIPDWNDLVYRGNYREALDTLHSTNNFPEFTGRICPAPCESACTLGINNDPVGIKSIEHKIIDEGWEHGWVVPQPAAHQTGKKVAVVGSGPAGLAAAQQLARAGHAVTVFEKSDRVGGLLRYGIPDFKMEKSHIDRRIKQMEEEGVVFRTSVLVGKDFPANVNNWAKETIFPEDLEKEFDAVILAGGAEQPRDLPVPGRELKGVHFAMDFLPLQNKVNAGDKVKDQLKATGKHVVVIGGGDTGSDCVGTSNRHGAASVTQFELMPMPPEQENKPLVWPYWPTKLRTSSSHEEGCERDWAVATKRLEGKGGKVDKLIACRVEWKDGKMAEVPNSEFEMKADLVLLAMGFVSPVANVLDAFGIDKDARGNAKATTDGEGCYKTSAPKVFAAGDVRRGQSLVVWAIREGRQCARAVDEFLMGYSDLPR
- a CDS encoding glutamate synthase-related protein; this translates as MKAQGLYDPSNEHDACGVGFVAHIKGNKSHSIVEQGLLILKNLDHRGAVGADALMGDGAGILIQIPDQYYRDEMAKQGVELPPPGEYGVGMVFLPKENASRIACEQEIERAVRAEGQVVLGWRNVPVDCEMPMSPTVRAKEPVIRQIFIGRGADIMVTDALERKLYVIRKSSGHAIQALKLLHGKEFFVASMSARTIVYKGLLLADQVGVYYKDLQDARCVSALALVHQRFSTNTFPEWPLAHPYRLIAHNGEINTVKGNFNWMRAREGVMKSAVLGEDLQKLFPLIYEGQSDTACFDNALELLLMAGYPIAQAMMMMIPEAWENHGTMDDNRRAFYEYHAAMMEPWDGPAAMAFTDGRYIGGTLDRNGLRPARYIVTDDDLVVMASESGVLPIPESKIIQKWRLQPGKMFLIDLEAGRIIDDKELKDTYANAKPYKAWINAVRIKLNEIKLSESQLAHNRVKYSAAPGEKAVASVLDRQQAFGYTQEDLKFLMAPMAAAGEEATGSMGNDSPLAVMSNKLKPLYNYFKQLFAQVTNPPIDPIREAMVMSLVSFIGPKPNLLDTNNVNPPMRLEVSQPILGFDDMARLRGISLHTGGKFKSYELSICYPLAWGKEGVEACLASLCAEAVDAVKSGHNILIVSDRSIGADRVAIPALLATSTVHQHLVSKGLRASTGLVVETGSARETHHFALLAGYGAEAIHPYLAMETLVELAHGMPGDMSGDKAVYNYTKAIGKGLMKVMSKMGISTYMSYCGAQIFEAVGLNKSLVDKYFKGTASNVEGIGVFEVAEEALRLHNLAFGDDPVLANNLDAGGEYAFRVRGEDHLWTPDAIAKLQHSTRSNNFSSYKEYAQIINDQSKRHLTLRGLFEFKLDPAKAIPLEEVEPAKEIVKRFATGAMSMGSISTEAHATLAVAMNRIGGKSNTGEGGEDPSRYTMELKGIKIKQGETMASVMGKEQMVVDIPLQEGDSLRSRIKQVASGRFGVTAAYLNSADQIQIKMAQGAKPGEGGQLPGHKVSEYIATLRFSVPGVGLISPPPHHDIYSIEDLAQLIHDLKNANPRASISVKLVSEVGIGTVAAGVTKAKADHVVVAGHDGGTGASPLSSVKHAGTPWELGLAETQQTLVLNGLRSRIRVQADGQMRTGRDVVIAAMLGADEIGFATAPLVVEGCIMMRKCHLNTCPVGVATQDPVLRAKFSGKPEYVVNYFFFVAEEARQLMAQLGIRTYDELIGRVDLLDKSKAITHWKAKGLDFSAIFYQPEVQDGHSIYHTMDQDHGLDKALDHKLIAQAKAALEKGERVSFISPVRNVNRTVGTMLSGEVAKRYGHAGLPDDTIHIQLQGTAGQSACAFLAHGITIDLVGEGNDYVGKGLSGGRIIVRPNTEFRGWAVNNIIIGNTVLYGAISGEAFFNGVAGERFAVRNSGATAIVEGTGDHGCEYMTGGTVVVLGCTGRNFAAGMSGGIAYVYDPDGDFESRCNTAMVSLEPVVTAKQQEADKATWHIQQKDKGAEADEVILKRLIERHFKHTGSTRARLLLDNWADGRSKFVKVFPSEYKRALAEMAQDVANEAAAVQPIAA
- a CDS encoding transposase, yielding MARLPRLIVPAQPHHVIQTGNNDQLIFHDAEDYQSFHGWLRTAAKNHKVAVHAYVLMPNHLHLLVTPSDENGLGQMMQWIGRYYVPYFNQKYSRSGTLWNGRYKTSLIDADEYFMLCSRYIEFNPVRNGMVSRAEDYPWSSYCHHAGIRSDGLVVDHAQFWALGNTPFQREAAYTALSEPPLTVEQISSISKALLKGWPLGSDQFKTALQNKVKRQVLPAKRGRPFKIKTEST
- a CDS encoding response regulator transcription factor, with the translated sequence MTQILIVEDNLDYAEEMAEFLIELQHEVHITNNASDMWTALSQGNVGVVVLDLGLPDEDGFNVIPRMRQLYPQIGLLVLTGRVAFDNRILGLRLGADHYLTKPIKFPELAAHIEALDRRVGPQETIPLPSKWTLKVSARQLELQGLAITLTEKECNFLHLLTINTRPVPRQVIVAGIGGDDPDAGRRVDMLVYRLRKKARTGLGQDLPLRSAYGEGYSLSASFNLS